A part of Larkinella insperata genomic DNA contains:
- a CDS encoding OmpA family protein, which yields MITWCLIGGMMGLLIMQTASGQPKSTTVNGLKGEYFDGTNYQRKVLTRMDSQIDFDWEWRSTPGPGIGHSFYSVRWTGKLYAPTTGVYRFTATVDDGIRLWVGGKMVMDVWRLNDSRTFQGEISLKAGQYYDFRVDYFNDVHGGSIRLFWVPPKQTTYTVLSSNFLFRPNYQPPKPVVAKATPKPVAEKPKPRPVIVARSPLGAAAVADKTPAVTASLPAPVITPERFEGLKTGDKLVLKEVFFEQSEYRLLPESYAELNQLVRAMTGNSALQIEIGGHTDNVGDPRLNLALSENRAKVIASYLTQNGIASQRLETRGYGGTRPVADNSTEAGRSKNRRVEFVVK from the coding sequence ATGATCACGTGGTGTTTGATAGGAGGAATGATGGGGCTGTTGATCATGCAAACCGCCAGCGGCCAGCCGAAATCAACGACGGTAAACGGGTTGAAAGGAGAGTATTTCGACGGAACCAACTACCAGCGGAAGGTCCTCACCCGGATGGATTCGCAAATCGATTTCGACTGGGAGTGGCGGTCAACGCCGGGGCCGGGAATCGGGCACTCCTTCTACTCCGTCCGTTGGACCGGAAAACTGTACGCACCCACAACCGGCGTCTACAGATTTACCGCGACGGTCGACGACGGTATTCGGCTTTGGGTGGGCGGTAAAATGGTCATGGATGTCTGGCGTCTGAACGACTCAAGAACGTTCCAGGGCGAAATTAGCCTGAAAGCGGGGCAGTATTACGACTTCCGGGTCGATTATTTCAACGATGTGCACGGGGGCAGCATCCGGCTATTCTGGGTACCGCCCAAACAGACCACCTATACGGTTCTTTCCAGTAACTTTTTATTCCGGCCCAACTACCAGCCACCCAAACCCGTCGTGGCCAAAGCGACTCCGAAGCCCGTTGCGGAGAAACCCAAACCCCGGCCCGTTATTGTCGCCCGGAGCCCGTTGGGGGCCGCAGCGGTTGCGGACAAAACACCGGCTGTGACTGCCAGTCTTCCGGCGCCGGTTATCACTCCAGAACGGTTTGAGGGCTTGAAAACGGGGGATAAGCTGGTGCTGAAGGAGGTGTTTTTCGAACAGAGCGAATACCGTCTGCTGCCCGAATCGTACGCGGAACTGAACCAGCTGGTCCGGGCCATGACCGGCAACTCTGCCCTCCAGATTGAGATCGGTGGGCACACCGATAACGTGGGTGACCCGCGGCTGAATCTGGCCTTATCCGAAAACCGCGCGAAGGTTATAGCTTCCTACCTGACCCAGAACGGTATTGCCAGCCAGCGGCTCGAAACCCGGGGGTACGGCGGCACCCGGCCCGTAGCCGACAATTCAACCGAAGCGGGCCGGTCGAAAAACCGCCGGGTTGAGTTTGTGGTGAAGTGA
- a CDS encoding ABC transporter permease, with translation MLQNYIKIAWRSLLKNKLFSFINIFGLALGMSCSLLIGLWVKDELSYDRFLPQIEDVFFVRLNSTYEGTTYTGTLTPGPLAEVIKREVPEVVYATKVQFPEEILIKVGDKSTKERGFYATKDFFQVFDFPTLAGSPLMAHSRRDQIIITRNVAEKYFGTANAVGKRLQFNNATYYTVGAVLENIPGNSTFQFDWIINYDVVDETWKNKWGNNSFMTYVRLNKQVEPAKAEVNMKTIYRRNTDWKEFPVPVLQPMKDVYLYAEYENGKAVGGKIEYVRIFTLVAVFILLIACVNFMNLATARSAMRAKEVGVRKVVGAMRTSLIGQFMSESVMTSLLAVFLALAIVALVLPVFNTVFSKQLSLNLTDPVFWLGTVVLVVITGFISGSYPALFLSSLQPIRILKGTLKFGAGATWFRRTLVVFQFTLSIFLIIGILAVAHQMDYIRTKNLGIDRENVLYVPLESETYNRMEVFRQELIRTPSISSASVTMSLPMNIQATSGDLTWTGKKPNVHYQDVSTMSVGYDFLKTMNIKLVDGRDFSSARKADSASYIINEAAAKLMGMKNPVGQQVGYWMGKGPIIGVMKDFHLQSLHSPITPLVLTLIPMNTSYLLIRTEKGKTTEAISELERITRQFNPNYPFEYHFLDEAYERMYRSEQQVNTLINYFGTLAIFISCLGLFGLAAFTAEQRKKEIGVRKVLGASVGSLVALTSRDFLKLVLVALLLASPFAQWAVTKWLSTFEYRVELSWTLFAMAGVLAVLIAFLTVSYQSIKAALANPVTSLRSE, from the coding sequence ATGCTGCAAAACTACATCAAAATTGCCTGGCGGAGTTTACTGAAAAACAAGCTTTTCTCCTTTATCAATATTTTTGGGCTGGCCCTGGGCATGTCGTGCAGCCTGCTCATCGGGCTCTGGGTCAAAGACGAACTGAGTTACGACCGATTTCTGCCCCAAATAGAAGACGTGTTCTTCGTACGGCTGAACAGCACGTACGAGGGTACAACGTACACCGGAACGCTGACGCCGGGGCCGCTGGCGGAAGTAATCAAACGCGAGGTGCCGGAGGTGGTGTACGCTACGAAAGTGCAGTTTCCGGAGGAAATCCTGATCAAAGTGGGCGATAAGTCAACCAAGGAACGAGGGTTTTACGCTACCAAAGACTTTTTTCAGGTCTTCGATTTTCCCACGCTGGCTGGCAGTCCTCTTATGGCGCATTCCAGACGGGATCAGATCATCATCACCCGCAACGTAGCAGAGAAGTATTTCGGGACCGCCAACGCCGTTGGCAAGCGGCTGCAATTCAACAACGCAACGTACTACACCGTGGGGGCGGTGCTGGAAAACATTCCCGGTAACTCGACCTTTCAGTTTGACTGGATCATCAATTACGATGTCGTTGACGAGACCTGGAAAAATAAGTGGGGAAACAACTCCTTCATGACCTACGTCCGGCTGAACAAGCAGGTGGAACCGGCAAAAGCCGAGGTCAACATGAAAACTATTTACCGCCGGAATACCGACTGGAAGGAGTTTCCCGTGCCGGTTCTCCAGCCGATGAAAGATGTGTATCTGTACGCGGAATACGAAAATGGAAAAGCCGTTGGCGGTAAGATCGAGTACGTCCGGATTTTTACGCTGGTGGCTGTTTTTATCCTGCTGATTGCCTGCGTCAATTTCATGAACCTGGCCACGGCCCGCTCGGCCATGCGGGCCAAGGAGGTGGGCGTCCGGAAAGTGGTCGGCGCGATGCGTACTTCGCTGATCGGGCAGTTTATGAGCGAGTCGGTGATGACGAGTCTGCTGGCGGTTTTTCTGGCGCTGGCCATCGTGGCGCTGGTGCTGCCGGTTTTCAATACGGTTTTTTCGAAGCAACTCAGCCTGAACCTGACGGACCCGGTATTCTGGCTCGGAACGGTGGTACTGGTGGTCATTACCGGCTTTATTTCGGGGAGCTATCCGGCGCTGTTTCTGTCGTCGCTGCAACCGATCCGGATTTTGAAAGGAACCCTGAAGTTTGGCGCGGGCGCAACCTGGTTTCGCCGGACACTGGTGGTATTTCAATTTACGCTCTCCATTTTCCTGATCATCGGGATACTGGCGGTGGCGCACCAGATGGACTATATCCGCACTAAAAATTTAGGAATCGACCGCGAAAACGTCCTGTATGTTCCGCTGGAAAGCGAAACCTACAACCGCATGGAGGTTTTCCGGCAGGAATTGATCCGAACCCCGTCCATTTCGTCTGCTTCGGTAACAATGAGTTTACCCATGAACATTCAGGCTACGTCGGGCGACCTGACCTGGACCGGTAAAAAACCGAACGTGCACTACCAGGATGTTTCGACCATGTCGGTGGGTTACGATTTTCTCAAAACCATGAACATCAAGCTGGTGGACGGCCGGGATTTTTCGAGCGCCCGCAAAGCCGATTCCGCATCGTACATCATCAACGAAGCTGCGGCCAAACTCATGGGAATGAAAAATCCCGTTGGGCAGCAAGTGGGTTACTGGATGGGCAAGGGGCCGATCATCGGCGTCATGAAAGACTTTCACCTGCAATCGCTGCACAGCCCCATCACCCCCCTGGTGCTGACCCTGATTCCCATGAATACGAGTTACTTGCTCATCCGCACGGAAAAAGGCAAAACCACCGAAGCCATCAGTGAGTTGGAACGGATCACCAGGCAATTCAACCCGAATTATCCGTTTGAATACCATTTTCTGGACGAAGCTTACGAGCGGATGTACCGCAGCGAACAGCAGGTTAATACGCTCATCAATTACTTCGGAACGCTGGCCATCTTCATCTCCTGCCTGGGTCTGTTCGGCCTGGCGGCTTTCACGGCCGAGCAACGGAAAAAAGAAATTGGCGTTCGGAAAGTGCTGGGCGCGTCGGTGGGCAGCCTGGTGGCGCTGACCTCCCGCGATTTCCTGAAGCTTGTGCTGGTGGCGCTCCTGCTGGCGTCTCCGTTCGCTCAGTGGGCCGTCACCAAGTGGCTGAGTACGTTCGAATACCGCGTCGAATTATCCTGGACGCTTTTCGCAATGGCGGGCGTTCTGGCGGTGCTTATTGCCTTCCTGACGGTGAGCTACCAGTCCATCAAAGCTGCGCTGGCCAATCCGGTAACTTCCCTGCGGTCGGAATAA
- a CDS encoding ABC transporter permease, whose translation MLKNYLLTAVRAFRRNWNYSLINVIGLTLSLACCLLLFVVIRYELSFDRHHANADRTYRLYRHFTKPEDGYNVGIPLPVLSALRTDFPALKQQLTFIHDVRSPMVAAEDVRSKGNRRRFQEENGTVAFAEPELFRVFDYDWVNGDPATALNRPGTVVLSEALAHKYFGESDPMGRSLRVNNKMDFLVTGVVKNPPVTSSIPFQALLSFSSLKQFGANTNWDDWGSSYSGAQLYLTLPETTSKTAMEQQLVPFLRKYLNEEQARDQRYELQPLTAIHYATEMASFNERTIGKEMIWAMALIGLFLLVTACVNFVNLATAQAIRRSKEVGVRKVLGSSRMQLVRQFLGETGFLTGLAVVLALLIAHFSLSSVAQLLAIKLTISLFNDPVVLGFLAVLAVLTTVLAGFYPALVLSGYQPVLALKGKIRGTGSGQLTLRRSLIVLQFTISQTLIIGTVIVYNQMDYFRNADLGFRKEAVVMIPIPEKNPGQLESLRAKLTGLSGVGAMSFGISSPSARGNWWTGFQYENREKEEDYSVVMRPADTSYIRTFGLKLIAGRVNLPADTMREAVVNERFIAKLGLRQPSEILNKTILLNGRRLPIVGVVKDFNTFSLHQQTEPCILTTHRDAYGNLGVQISGNSGQVKQTLTAVGAAWSETFPDFLFKYEYLDKTIANFYADEERLYSLFRLLAGIAIFIGCLGLYGVVAFMAESRTKEVGIRKALGASTSHIFGLFSLQFLKLVFVALLLAAPIAWYFTDKWLQDFAYKVDIQWWMFAVAGLLAGAIALVTVSFQSIRAALMNPVKSLRTE comes from the coding sequence ATGCTAAAAAATTATCTTCTCACGGCGGTCCGCGCGTTTCGGCGCAACTGGAATTACTCCCTGATCAACGTCATCGGTCTGACGCTCAGCCTGGCGTGTTGCCTGCTGCTGTTTGTGGTAATTCGGTATGAACTGAGCTTCGACCGGCACCACGCCAACGCCGACCGAACGTACCGACTATACCGGCATTTTACGAAACCGGAAGACGGCTATAATGTGGGCATTCCGCTGCCGGTGCTGTCCGCCCTGCGGACGGATTTCCCGGCCTTGAAGCAGCAATTGACCTTTATTCACGATGTCCGAAGCCCGATGGTGGCGGCCGAAGATGTTCGCTCAAAGGGCAATCGGCGCCGGTTTCAGGAAGAGAACGGAACGGTTGCTTTCGCCGAACCGGAGTTGTTTCGGGTATTTGATTACGACTGGGTCAACGGCGATCCGGCAACGGCTTTAAACCGGCCGGGTACGGTGGTGCTGTCGGAAGCGCTGGCGCACAAATATTTTGGCGAGTCCGACCCGATGGGCCGGTCGCTGCGGGTCAACAACAAGATGGATTTTCTGGTCACCGGGGTGGTGAAGAATCCGCCGGTAACGTCCAGTATTCCGTTCCAGGCGTTGCTTTCCTTTTCGTCCCTGAAACAATTTGGGGCCAACACCAACTGGGACGACTGGGGTTCTTCCTACAGTGGTGCTCAGCTTTACCTGACGTTGCCCGAAACGACCTCCAAAACCGCAATGGAGCAGCAGTTGGTGCCTTTTTTGCGAAAATACCTGAACGAAGAGCAAGCCCGCGATCAACGGTATGAATTACAACCGCTGACGGCAATTCATTACGCGACGGAAATGGCGAGCTTCAACGAGCGGACCATTGGCAAGGAGATGATTTGGGCGATGGCGCTGATCGGCCTGTTTCTGCTGGTGACGGCCTGCGTCAATTTCGTCAATCTGGCGACGGCCCAAGCCATCCGGCGGTCGAAGGAAGTGGGCGTCCGGAAAGTGCTGGGCAGTTCGCGGATGCAGTTGGTGCGGCAGTTTCTGGGCGAAACCGGCTTTCTGACGGGCCTGGCGGTAGTGCTGGCCCTGCTGATCGCCCATTTCTCGCTGTCGTCGGTGGCTCAACTGCTCGCGATCAAGCTAACCATTTCTTTGTTCAACGATCCGGTGGTGCTGGGCTTTCTGGCGGTGCTGGCCGTGTTGACCACGGTGCTGGCGGGTTTCTATCCGGCGCTCGTGTTGTCGGGCTACCAGCCGGTGCTGGCGCTGAAAGGCAAAATTCGGGGCACCGGCAGCGGGCAGTTGACGCTCCGCCGAAGCCTGATTGTTCTGCAGTTTACCATTTCGCAGACGCTGATCATTGGTACCGTGATTGTCTACAACCAGATGGATTACTTCCGGAACGCCGATCTGGGCTTCCGCAAGGAGGCCGTCGTCATGATTCCAATTCCCGAGAAAAACCCGGGCCAGCTTGAATCGCTGCGGGCCAAACTGACGGGATTATCCGGTGTAGGCGCCATGAGTTTCGGTATTTCTTCGCCCTCCGCCCGCGGCAACTGGTGGACCGGCTTCCAGTACGAAAACCGCGAGAAAGAAGAAGATTATTCGGTGGTGATGCGTCCCGCCGATACGTCCTACATCCGGACATTCGGACTGAAACTAATTGCGGGCCGGGTCAACTTACCGGCGGACACCATGCGCGAAGCCGTGGTCAACGAGCGGTTTATCGCCAAACTCGGCCTTCGGCAACCCAGCGAAATTCTAAACAAGACCATTCTGCTGAACGGTCGGCGCTTGCCGATTGTGGGGGTGGTCAAAGACTTCAATACGTTTTCGCTGCACCAGCAAACCGAACCCTGCATCCTGACCACGCACCGCGACGCGTACGGAAACTTGGGCGTTCAGATCTCGGGTAATTCGGGGCAGGTGAAGCAGACGCTGACGGCCGTTGGAGCGGCCTGGTCGGAAACCTTCCCGGATTTTCTGTTCAAGTACGAATACCTCGACAAAACCATTGCCAACTTCTATGCGGACGAAGAACGGCTGTATTCGCTGTTCCGGCTGCTGGCGGGGATTGCCATTTTCATCGGCTGTCTGGGTTTGTACGGGGTGGTGGCCTTCATGGCCGAGTCGCGCACGAAGGAGGTCGGCATCCGGAAGGCGCTGGGCGCTTCGACTTCGCATATTTTCGGGTTGTTCTCGCTGCAATTCCTGAAGCTGGTGTTTGTGGCGCTGCTGCTGGCGGCACCCATCGCCTGGTATTTTACCGACAAATGGTTGCAGGATTTCGCCTACAAAGTAGACATTCAGTGGTGGATGTTTGCGGTGGCCGGGTTGCTGGCGGGCGCCATTGCGTTGGTGACGGTAAGTTTCCAAAGCATCCGGGCGGCCCTGATGAACCCGGTAAAGAGTTTACGGACGGAATAA
- a CDS encoding ABC transporter permease produces the protein MLQNYLKTTWRGLLRNRNYALINLTGLTLGLGVAVVLFWIVRFEYSFDRYHTKADRMYRIISKNRYGEQSTYVPQGVVKALKEQVPGVEDAANVYGTESSGLRVGPTIFDVKNVFFSPPQFLEMIDVEWVAGSARSSLDQPGQVVIDEPTARRFFKTGDAMGKTIRLNNQIDLVVSGIIRKMPVNTEFQFQVVASRETLKRIRQEFNNEEYWGGGDSMHHGYVVLQPGASAAAVETALAKLARQRKDDAAATGFRLLPLSDVHRNTESDPDPFNYVIAQWMLNTLTVIGLFLVLLACINFVNLATVQAVQRSREIAVRKVLGSSRKQLMARFFGETALLVFVAVGFGGLLATQLIRYADQWLNTQVAQSAVWDGNIVVFLLILGVVVTVLAGFYPALILSGFQPVKVLRGRFALVRPRGVSLRSSLVVAQFVIAQVLVICTLIGSKQIRYFYETDLGFDKKAVVTVDVPDWGKGVLRERFRRQLLQHPEINDVAFALTTPSSNHNWWWRTVHHPNLPNGMSEFRMQYVDTNYFRFFKIPLVAGRSWTRADTNTVAVINEKAARDFGYQNPEKALGERINLGDNQLFTVMGVVKDYHSQSLRSSIVPHVFLYADWNFQQASIRIDLRQQPLALRHIEEDWRAIFPNHYFESRFLDQDIRAFYDDERKITNFLTLFAAVGILIGCLGLFGLVSFVVTQRTREIGVRKVLGATVTSIVSLLSKDFLKLVLIAFVIAAPIGWYAMHRFLQEYTYRIEIDGWIFALAGGLAGLVALLTVSVQSVKAALTNPVNSLRSE, from the coding sequence ATGCTTCAAAACTACCTCAAAACGACCTGGCGCGGCCTGCTCCGAAACCGGAATTATGCGCTCATCAATCTCACCGGCCTAACGTTGGGATTGGGTGTCGCCGTTGTGTTGTTCTGGATTGTCCGGTTTGAGTATAGTTTTGATCGGTACCACACGAAGGCCGACCGGATGTACCGGATCATTTCAAAGAACCGCTACGGCGAGCAGAGTACGTACGTTCCGCAGGGCGTCGTCAAGGCGCTGAAAGAGCAGGTTCCGGGGGTGGAGGATGCGGCCAATGTCTACGGTACGGAGTCCAGCGGCTTGCGGGTTGGGCCGACTATCTTTGACGTAAAGAACGTCTTTTTTTCGCCCCCGCAGTTTCTCGAAATGATTGATGTGGAGTGGGTCGCCGGATCGGCCCGGTCTTCGCTGGACCAGCCCGGTCAGGTGGTGATCGACGAGCCCACGGCCCGGCGGTTTTTCAAGACCGGCGATGCGATGGGTAAAACCATCCGGCTGAATAACCAGATCGACCTGGTGGTGTCGGGGATTATTCGCAAAATGCCCGTCAATACCGAATTTCAGTTTCAGGTAGTGGCTTCCCGCGAAACCCTGAAACGCATCCGGCAGGAGTTCAACAACGAAGAATACTGGGGTGGGGGCGACTCGATGCACCACGGCTATGTGGTCCTGCAACCGGGAGCTTCGGCGGCTGCCGTCGAAACGGCGTTGGCGAAGCTGGCCCGGCAACGCAAGGACGACGCGGCTGCAACGGGCTTTCGTTTGCTGCCGCTTTCGGACGTTCATCGCAACACGGAAAGCGATCCCGACCCCTTCAATTACGTGATTGCGCAGTGGATGCTCAATACCCTGACCGTTATCGGTTTGTTTCTGGTGCTGCTGGCCTGCATCAACTTTGTTAATCTGGCTACGGTGCAGGCCGTTCAGCGGAGCCGCGAAATTGCCGTTCGGAAAGTACTGGGCAGTAGTCGGAAGCAACTGATGGCCAGGTTTTTCGGTGAGACGGCTTTGCTGGTGTTTGTCGCTGTCGGGTTCGGTGGTTTGCTGGCTACGCAGTTAATCCGGTATGCCGACCAGTGGCTGAATACACAGGTTGCGCAGTCGGCGGTTTGGGACGGGAATATCGTGGTGTTTCTCCTGATTCTGGGGGTTGTCGTAACGGTGCTGGCGGGCTTCTACCCGGCCCTGATCTTGTCCGGTTTTCAGCCCGTAAAGGTGTTGCGGGGGCGGTTTGCCCTGGTGCGGCCCCGGGGTGTTTCGTTACGGTCGTCGCTGGTGGTCGCGCAGTTTGTGATTGCGCAGGTGCTGGTGATCTGCACCCTGATCGGCAGCAAGCAAATTCGGTATTTTTACGAAACCGATCTGGGTTTCGACAAAAAAGCCGTCGTGACGGTCGATGTGCCGGATTGGGGGAAAGGTGTTCTGCGGGAACGGTTCCGGCGGCAATTGCTTCAGCATCCGGAGATAAACGACGTGGCCTTTGCGCTGACCACGCCGTCGAGCAACCACAATTGGTGGTGGCGAACCGTTCACCACCCCAACCTGCCCAACGGCATGAGCGAATTTCGGATGCAATATGTCGATACGAATTACTTCCGTTTTTTCAAAATTCCGCTGGTGGCCGGTCGGTCGTGGACCCGCGCCGATACCAATACCGTTGCGGTAATCAACGAGAAAGCCGCCCGGGATTTTGGCTACCAGAATCCGGAAAAAGCCCTGGGGGAGCGGATCAATCTGGGCGATAACCAGCTGTTTACGGTCATGGGTGTCGTGAAGGATTATCATTCGCAAAGCCTGCGGTCGTCCATTGTGCCGCACGTCTTTCTCTACGCCGACTGGAATTTTCAGCAGGCCAGCATCCGCATTGATCTGCGGCAGCAGCCCCTGGCTTTGCGGCACATTGAAGAGGACTGGAGAGCGATTTTCCCGAACCATTATTTTGAGAGTCGATTTCTGGATCAGGACATTCGGGCTTTCTACGACGACGAACGCAAAATCACCAACTTCCTGACGCTCTTTGCCGCCGTCGGCATTCTGATCGGTTGCCTGGGTTTGTTTGGGCTGGTGTCGTTTGTCGTTACGCAGCGAACCCGGGAAATCGGTGTCCGCAAGGTGCTGGGAGCAACCGTTACCAGCATCGTTTCGCTCTTGTCGAAAGACTTCCTCAAACTGGTTCTGATTGCCTTTGTCATTGCCGCGCCGATTGGCTGGTACGCCATGCACCGCTTCCTGCAGGAGTACACGTACAGGATTGAGATCGACGGGTGGATTTTTGCGTTAGCCGGCGGTCTGGCCGGACTGGTTGCCCTGCTGACGGTTTCGGTGCAGTCGGTAAAAGCCGCCCTGACGAACCCGGTGAACTCCCTCCGTTCGGAGTGA
- a CDS encoding ABC transporter permease has translation MLKNYLKIAWRNLLRNRVFSAINIIGLAVGMAACILIMLFVTYENSFDGIHQKNIYRLDEVQKFPGMVAPQNVALSMFPMGPTLVKEYPEIRSFVRVRPFEKAPLTYGNKKIIVPQMLWADSSFLQLFDYKLIKGDKASILKNPGSVVLTEERARAFFGNDDPIGKTLVVYDSDTTHFKVTGVLENTPKNSHLQFDGLFSFNTFAKADFMNNWGGNWLVTYLELADNADVASLEKKFPAFLKKHIKNEGWKFYELFLQPLRDVHANSTNITHDYLNFHKFDRTYTYIFSVIALIVLLIACINFMNLSTAKSAGRAKEVGIRKSVGAERTQLSFQFIGESILLSFISLFFALVLVKLFLPYVNDLSQRSLELSLFSNPLLLLLFFAFAVGIGILSGIYPAFFLSSFQPVKVLKGVLEAGRAKGSFRNVLVIGQFTGAVFLIIATAFVVKQLQYMQQQDPGFTREQVMVIPLNALTNPKYDALKQELLNSPLITAVTGSQQRLGNNLHQTGVRFHGDGPVREMATSQVIVDPDYLTLYKIPILYGRNFTKDSQTDNGKAYIINETLAKELLKDQPKATMQSLIGRNFGFGGLDALGRIVGIAKDFNFNSLHHKIETLCIFNQKDWGYSELSVRINGKSAPAAVAHVQSVWKKIAPDQPFDYTFLDEHFAELYRADGQVSEIVGILASLAILISCLGLFGLASFSAERRVKEIGIRKVLGASVGGIVALLSRDFLKLVLAAILIASPIAWYAIHTWLQDFAYRITIDWWVFALAGALAILIALLTVSYQSIRAALTNPVKSLRSE, from the coding sequence ATGTTAAAGAATTACCTCAAAATTGCCTGGCGCAACCTGCTGCGCAACCGGGTTTTTTCGGCCATCAACATCATTGGACTGGCGGTCGGCATGGCGGCTTGTATCCTGATTATGCTGTTCGTAACGTACGAAAACAGCTTTGACGGCATTCACCAAAAGAACATCTACCGGCTCGATGAAGTCCAGAAGTTTCCGGGCATGGTCGCCCCGCAGAACGTGGCGCTGTCGATGTTTCCGATGGGTCCTACGCTCGTCAAGGAATACCCGGAAATTCGCAGTTTTGTGCGGGTCAGGCCATTCGAAAAGGCTCCGCTGACGTATGGAAATAAAAAGATTATAGTGCCCCAGATGTTGTGGGCGGATTCGTCTTTTTTACAGCTCTTTGATTACAAATTAATCAAGGGGGATAAAGCGAGCATTTTGAAGAATCCGGGCAGCGTAGTGCTGACGGAGGAGAGGGCCAGGGCTTTCTTTGGAAACGATGATCCCATCGGGAAAACGCTGGTGGTCTATGATTCGGATACCACCCATTTTAAAGTAACCGGTGTGCTCGAGAATACACCGAAGAATTCGCATCTACAGTTCGACGGTTTGTTCTCGTTTAATACGTTTGCCAAAGCCGATTTTATGAACAATTGGGGCGGCAACTGGCTGGTAACTTATCTGGAACTGGCGGACAATGCGGACGTTGCCTCGCTGGAGAAAAAATTTCCGGCTTTCCTGAAAAAACACATCAAAAACGAAGGCTGGAAATTCTATGAATTATTCCTTCAGCCGCTGCGCGATGTGCACGCCAATTCCACGAATATCACCCACGACTACCTTAATTTTCACAAATTTGACCGCACGTATACGTACATCTTCTCGGTGATTGCGCTGATCGTACTGCTGATTGCCTGCATTAATTTCATGAACCTTTCCACGGCCAAATCGGCTGGGCGGGCGAAGGAAGTCGGGATTCGGAAATCAGTCGGGGCCGAGCGAACGCAGTTGTCGTTTCAGTTTATTGGAGAGTCTATTCTGCTGTCGTTTATTTCCCTGTTTTTTGCGCTGGTGCTGGTTAAATTATTTCTGCCCTACGTAAACGATTTGAGCCAGCGTAGCCTGGAATTATCCTTGTTTAGTAATCCCTTGCTGTTGCTTTTATTTTTCGCTTTCGCGGTTGGTATCGGCATCCTTTCGGGTATTTATCCGGCCTTTTTTCTTTCTTCTTTTCAGCCGGTTAAAGTATTAAAAGGCGTGCTGGAAGCCGGTCGAGCCAAAGGCTCTTTTCGAAATGTACTGGTGATTGGTCAATTTACCGGCGCGGTATTTCTGATCATTGCAACGGCGTTTGTCGTCAAACAGCTGCAATATATGCAGCAGCAGGATCCGGGCTTTACCCGCGAACAGGTAATGGTTATTCCGCTGAATGCACTGACCAACCCGAAGTACGACGCCCTCAAACAGGAACTGCTGAACAGTCCGCTGATCACGGCCGTGACGGGGTCGCAGCAGCGCCTGGGAAATAATCTGCATCAGACTGGCGTACGGTTTCACGGCGACGGTCCGGTGCGCGAAATGGCTACTTCCCAGGTCATTGTGGACCCCGACTACCTGACGCTTTATAAGATTCCGATTCTTTACGGACGGAATTTTACCAAAGACAGCCAAACCGACAACGGAAAAGCCTACATCATTAACGAAACGCTGGCGAAAGAACTGCTGAAAGACCAGCCCAAAGCCACCATGCAATCGCTGATCGGGCGGAACTTCGGCTTCGGCGGACTGGATGCGCTGGGCCGGATTGTGGGAATCGCGAAAGACTTCAATTTTAATTCGCTCCACCATAAAATTGAAACGCTCTGTATTTTCAATCAGAAGGATTGGGGTTACAGCGAGCTTTCGGTGCGCATCAACGGGAAGAGCGCTCCGGCGGCTGTTGCGCACGTACAGTCCGTCTGGAAAAAAATCGCGCCCGACCAGCCGTTTGACTACACGTTTCTGGATGAGCACTTTGCCGAACTCTACCGGGCCGACGGGCAGGTGAGCGAAATCGTGGGCATTCTGGCTTCGCTGGCGATCCTGATTTCCTGCCTGGGCCTGTTTGGTCTGGCGTCGTTTTCCGCCGAACGCCGGGTTAAGGAGATCGGGATTCGGAAGGTGCTGGGCGCTTCGGTGGGCGGCATTGTGGCCCTGCTTTCCCGCGATTTTCTGAAGCTGGTGCTGGCCGCCATCCTGATTGCGTCGCCGATTGCCTGGTATGCGATTCACACCTGGTTGCAGGATTTTGCCTACCGGATCACCATCGACTGGTGGGTGTTTGCGCTGGCGGGTGCGCTGGCCATTCTGATTGCCCTGCTGACGGTTTCCTACCAGTCGATCCGGGCGGCTTTGACCAACCCGGTAAAATCGCTTCGTTCGGAATAA